One genomic window of Solanum dulcamara chromosome 12, daSolDulc1.2, whole genome shotgun sequence includes the following:
- the LOC129875747 gene encoding uncharacterized protein LOC129875747 — MIVPVPSCGCDKSKDYVEHLQEQRLLQFLASLNDSYNHTRRQILLKTNAPIVNQVYAMIIEVESDKSIGVSSGNAVSPNDPLALHFGGGRGHTYQGSTGKD, encoded by the coding sequence ATGATTGTGCCTGTACCGAGTTGTGGTTGTGATAAGTCGAAAGACTATGTAGAACATCTCCAAGAACAGAGATTATTGCAGTTTCTGGCTAGTTTAAACGATTCATATAATCACACTAGACGACAAATTTTGCTTAAAACAAATGCTCCAATTGTGAATCAAGTGTATGCAATGATAATTGAAGTTGAGAGTGATAAATCCATTGGCGTGAGTTCTGGTAATGCCGTTAGTCCTAATGATCCATTGGCTTTGCACTTTGGTGGTGGAAGAGGACATACCTACCAAGGATCTACTGGGAAAGATTAG